A genomic window from Ruminiclostridium cellulolyticum H10 includes:
- the obgE gene encoding GTPase ObgE codes for MFRDSAKIYVKAGNGGNGMVSFHREKYIAAGGPDGGDGGKGGDVIFVVDEGLNTLIDFRYKKNFKAEPGQDGGTSNRSGKNGEDLIIKVPLGTVVKDELTDMVLVDLIKPGQTCVIAKGGRGGKGNQHFATPTRQVPNFAKSGDLGEEYSLILEMKMIADVGLVGYPNVGKSTILSMVSAAKPKIANYHFTTLVPNLGVVQIEHGKSFVIADIPGLIEGAHEGVGLGHQFLRHVERTKLLVHVVDVSGVEGRDAVEDFDTINSELQKYNQVLSTRPQIVAANKMDIPGAEENYKAFKEELEKRGYKVFGISAATNKGLKELLYAVSETLKTLPDTILLDETQNEEVVYKVQEEKPFEIHIEDGVYVIEGKWLRKVLGSTNITNYESLQYFQRALKKKGVITALEEMGIQEGDTVRIYDTEFDYTR; via the coding sequence ATGTTTAGAGATAGTGCTAAAATATATGTCAAGGCCGGTAACGGAGGAAACGGAATGGTTTCATTCCACCGTGAAAAGTACATAGCGGCCGGAGGCCCGGACGGCGGCGATGGCGGAAAAGGCGGAGATGTTATCTTTGTAGTTGATGAAGGGCTCAACACCCTGATTGACTTCAGATACAAAAAAAACTTCAAGGCTGAGCCGGGACAGGACGGCGGCACATCCAACCGTTCCGGCAAAAACGGAGAAGATCTTATTATCAAGGTTCCTCTTGGTACCGTGGTAAAGGATGAATTAACTGATATGGTGCTTGTTGATTTGATAAAGCCTGGTCAAACATGTGTTATAGCAAAAGGCGGAAGGGGCGGAAAAGGAAATCAACACTTTGCCACACCCACAAGGCAGGTCCCGAACTTTGCGAAAAGCGGTGATCTGGGCGAAGAATACAGCTTGATTCTTGAAATGAAGATGATTGCCGACGTGGGACTTGTAGGATATCCGAACGTAGGCAAGTCTACAATATTGTCCATGGTTTCTGCTGCAAAGCCCAAAATAGCAAATTACCATTTTACAACTCTAGTTCCAAATCTCGGAGTGGTACAGATAGAGCATGGGAAAAGCTTTGTAATTGCTGATATCCCTGGTCTTATTGAGGGTGCCCATGAAGGTGTGGGACTTGGTCATCAATTTCTAAGGCATGTAGAGAGGACAAAGCTTCTAGTACATGTTGTTGATGTTTCCGGGGTTGAGGGCAGAGATGCAGTGGAGGATTTTGATACTATTAACTCCGAACTCCAAAAATATAATCAGGTTTTATCAACAAGACCACAGATTGTTGCCGCTAATAAAATGGATATACCCGGTGCGGAGGAAAACTACAAGGCTTTTAAGGAAGAGCTTGAAAAAAGAGGATATAAAGTTTTTGGTATATCTGCAGCAACAAACAAGGGCTTGAAAGAACTTTTGTATGCTGTTTCAGAAACCTTAAAAACTCTTCCTGACACTATTCTTCTGGATGAAACACAGAATGAAGAGGTTGTATACAAGGTACAGGAGGAAAAGCCTTTTGAAATACACATAGAAGACGGTGTATATGTAATTGAGGGTAAATGGCTGAGAAAAGTACTCGGTTCTACAAATATTACAAATTATGAGTCACTACAGTATTTCCAAAGAGCACTTAAGAAAAAAGGTGTTATTACGGCTCTCGAAGAGATGGGAATACAGGAAGGTGACACAGTCAGAATTTATGATACTGAATTTGATTATACCAGATAA
- a CDS encoding 4Fe-4S double cluster binding domain-containing protein: MSNNLYKELETLVHSMGGTFFGTSEVAEHLPDTLKSYPIAITFGIRLSDAIIDEIGGEPTFTYFNHYRSVNALIDQISLRLVLAVQAHGKKAYSIAASQSIPSSPIPFSGVFPHKTGAVLAGLGWIGKNGLFIHKDYGPRVRLGTVLTDMELPYENKMMEGNCNFCNRCVKACPALALTGNQWELGKPRENVVDARACSEYMNRNFKHIGRGSVCGICIKVCPCPVS; encoded by the coding sequence GTGTCAAATAACTTATATAAGGAACTGGAAACACTGGTACATAGCATGGGGGGAACCTTCTTTGGAACTTCGGAAGTAGCGGAACATTTACCTGATACTCTAAAAAGTTATCCCATTGCAATAACCTTCGGTATCAGGCTGTCGGATGCTATAATTGATGAAATAGGCGGTGAGCCCACTTTTACTTATTTTAACCACTATCGTTCTGTAAATGCACTGATTGACCAAATATCATTAAGACTTGTACTGGCTGTTCAGGCACACGGGAAAAAGGCATATTCTATTGCGGCTTCTCAAAGCATACCCTCGTCACCAATACCGTTTAGCGGCGTATTCCCGCATAAAACGGGCGCCGTTTTAGCAGGTCTTGGCTGGATAGGCAAAAACGGTTTATTTATTCATAAGGATTACGGGCCTAGGGTAAGGTTAGGAACTGTTCTCACAGATATGGAACTTCCTTATGAAAACAAAATGATGGAAGGTAATTGTAATTTTTGTAATAGGTGTGTAAAAGCCTGTCCTGCTCTTGCCCTTACAGGGAATCAGTGGGAGCTTGGAAAACCACGCGAAAACGTTGTAGATGCAAGAGCTTGTTCCGAATATATGAACAGGAATTTTAAGCATATAGGCAGAGGTTCAGTATGTGGTATATGCATCAAGGTATGTCCCTGCCCGGTGAGTTGA
- a CDS encoding Rne/Rng family ribonuclease: MVNEIIVDVSPGEIRVGILEDKELAEIHIERTNHQGLVGNIYRGKVSSVLPGMQAAFIDIGYEKNAFLYVGDAVPKKEYSDDESEVNCNYEEYNISDILKVGQEITVQVIKEPIGTKGPRVSTHITLPGRNLVLLPNADYIGISRRIENDAERQKLKKIAEKLKPQNMGLIVRTVSEGKEESDFVEDVSFLIKLWAKIKESENNGPVPRCIHRDINLIYRSVRDLFTWDVNKFIINSEKEYSKVLELVEMISPLLKSRVELFQKDYKIFDYYQIESKIERALSRKVWLKCGGYIIIDKTEALTVIDVNTGKFVGESNLEETVLKTNIEATREIAKQLRLRDIGGIVIIDFIDMNNAEHQQLVLDSLKQSLKDDRTKTIVLGMTELGLVEMTRKKIRQELSTVISCDCPICDGAGRVYTAETNAMNILREVREHMNSTSSKKIRLEVHPTVAHAVEENIQSLLEDFTEKKDKKIKVTAVNDIRPAGYRIKDIDTD; encoded by the coding sequence ATGGTTAATGAGATTATAGTAGATGTCAGTCCGGGTGAAATCAGGGTTGGTATTCTGGAAGATAAGGAACTGGCTGAGATTCATATAGAAAGAACAAATCATCAGGGGCTTGTAGGCAATATCTACAGGGGAAAAGTGAGCAGTGTGCTGCCTGGTATGCAGGCCGCCTTTATTGATATCGGATATGAAAAAAACGCATTTTTGTATGTTGGTGATGCAGTTCCCAAAAAGGAATATTCCGATGATGAATCAGAGGTTAACTGCAATTATGAAGAATACAATATTAGCGATATACTCAAGGTAGGGCAGGAGATAACAGTACAGGTTATAAAAGAACCTATAGGAACAAAGGGCCCCAGAGTGTCAACTCACATAACTTTACCGGGGAGAAACCTTGTTTTGCTTCCCAATGCAGATTATATAGGAATATCCCGCAGAATTGAAAACGATGCTGAAAGACAAAAACTCAAGAAAATAGCCGAAAAACTAAAACCCCAAAATATGGGATTGATTGTTAGAACAGTGTCTGAGGGAAAAGAAGAATCTGACTTTGTAGAGGATGTTTCTTTCCTTATAAAGCTGTGGGCAAAAATAAAGGAAAGTGAAAATAATGGCCCTGTACCAAGGTGTATCCACAGAGATATAAATCTCATATACAGGTCAGTCAGGGATTTGTTCACATGGGATGTAAACAAATTTATTATCAACAGTGAAAAAGAGTACAGTAAGGTACTTGAACTTGTTGAAATGATATCCCCATTGCTAAAAAGCAGAGTAGAGTTGTTTCAGAAGGATTATAAGATTTTTGATTACTATCAGATAGAATCAAAAATCGAACGTGCTTTATCCAGAAAGGTATGGCTTAAATGCGGAGGGTATATAATTATAGACAAAACCGAAGCTCTTACTGTAATTGATGTTAATACAGGTAAATTCGTAGGAGAGAGTAATCTAGAAGAAACAGTACTTAAGACCAATATCGAAGCAACCAGAGAGATAGCAAAACAGCTTCGACTCAGAGACATAGGCGGCATTGTAATTATAGATTTTATTGATATGAACAATGCCGAGCATCAGCAGTTGGTATTGGATTCCCTTAAACAAAGCCTGAAGGATGACAGGACCAAAACCATAGTGCTAGGTATGACTGAGCTTGGTTTGGTTGAAATGACCCGAAAGAAGATAAGACAGGAGCTTTCTACAGTTATAAGCTGTGACTGTCCAATATGTGACGGAGCAGGAAGGGTTTATACTGCGGAAACCAATGCGATGAATATACTCAGGGAGGTCAGGGAGCATATGAATAGTACATCGTCTAAGAAAATTAGACTGGAAGTACACCCCACCGTGGCTCATGCAGTTGAAGAGAATATTCAAAGCCTGTTAGAAGATTTTACTGAAAAGAAGGATAAAAAAATAAAAGTTACGGCTGTCAATGATATAAGACCAGCAGGCTATAGAATTAAAGACATTGACACTGATTAG
- a CDS encoding lysophospholipid acyltransferase family protein has product MKTYFTGNSYKTAGDKRSIFDKLFLNTRWYFVYGYGKVVVKARNLAVKNKYDSEKWAASSYNIVECIEKSGGKLFIEGFDNITKTDGPVVFVSNHMSTLETFVFPCIIAPLKEVTYVVKDSLVSMPIFGSIMRSRNPIVVSRKNSRQDLLNVINKGKEILAGGRSIVLFPEGTRQEQFNPEKFNSLGIKLAKEAGVPVIPVAIKTDFWGNGKLIKDIGPIRRKEPVCISFGEPITITGNGKAEHKQVIEYITEKTNEFKKISF; this is encoded by the coding sequence ATGAAGACTTATTTTACAGGAAACAGTTATAAGACAGCAGGCGATAAACGGAGTATATTTGACAAGCTTTTTCTCAATACCAGATGGTATTTTGTTTACGGCTATGGAAAAGTAGTTGTAAAGGCACGGAACCTTGCAGTTAAGAATAAGTACGATTCGGAAAAATGGGCGGCTTCCAGTTATAATATAGTAGAATGTATTGAAAAGAGCGGTGGCAAACTTTTTATTGAGGGCTTCGATAATATTACAAAGACTGATGGGCCGGTTGTGTTTGTCAGTAACCACATGAGCACATTGGAGACCTTTGTATTTCCTTGTATAATTGCACCTTTAAAGGAAGTTACCTATGTTGTAAAGGATTCTCTTGTATCAATGCCAATATTCGGGTCTATTATGCGAAGCAGAAACCCTATAGTAGTATCCAGAAAGAACTCAAGACAGGATTTACTCAATGTAATAAACAAAGGAAAGGAAATACTGGCTGGGGGAAGGTCTATAGTTTTATTTCCGGAAGGAACAAGGCAAGAACAATTCAATCCTGAAAAATTTAATTCACTGGGTATAAAGCTTGCCAAAGAAGCAGGTGTACCTGTAATACCCGTTGCTATAAAAACCGATTTCTGGGGAAATGGTAAGCTTATAAAGGACATTGGCCCAATCCGAAGAAAAGAACCTGTTTGCATTTCCTTTGGTGAACCCATAACCATAACGGGAAACGGAAAGGCGGAACATAAGCAGGTAATAGAGTATATAACTGAAAAGACAAATGAATTCAAAAAAATCTCATTTTAG
- the rpmA gene encoding 50S ribosomal protein L27 — translation MIKINLQLFAHKKGVGSSRNGRDSAAKRLGVKRADGQFVLAGNILVRQRGTKIHPGVNVGIGKDDTLFALKDGKVKFARLGRDKKQVMIVTAE, via the coding sequence ATGATAAAGATTAATTTACAACTTTTTGCTCATAAAAAGGGTGTTGGTAGTTCAAGAAACGGACGTGACAGTGCAGCTAAAAGACTCGGTGTCAAAAGAGCTGACGGTCAATTCGTTCTGGCAGGAAACATTCTTGTTCGTCAAAGAGGTACAAAGATTCATCCCGGTGTAAACGTAGGAATAGGTAAAGACGATACCTTGTTTGCATTGAAGGATGGAAAGGTTAAGTTTGCTAGACTTGGCAGAGATAAGAAGCAGGTTATGATTGTTACTGCCGAGTAA
- a CDS encoding ribosomal-processing cysteine protease Prp has translation MIKINIGRDLAGTIKKFVIKGHAGYAEEGSDIVCSAVSAIAYTAVGAIEGLIGLKGFFKEKNGFMSCKLDMELSPEKSHDANVIMATAEIGFKQIEYAYPDYVKVLDEEV, from the coding sequence ATGATTAAAATTAATATAGGCAGGGATTTAGCAGGTACTATTAAGAAGTTTGTTATAAAGGGACATGCAGGGTATGCCGAAGAAGGCAGTGACATTGTATGTTCAGCCGTTTCTGCAATAGCTTATACAGCAGTAGGAGCTATTGAAGGGCTGATTGGTCTTAAAGGTTTTTTTAAAGAGAAGAACGGATTTATGTCATGTAAGCTGGACATGGAATTGTCTCCCGAAAAAAGTCATGATGCCAATGTAATAATGGCTACAGCGGAAATAGGATTCAAACAGATAGAGTATGCTTATCCCGACTATGTGAAGGTATTGGATGAGGAGGTGTAA
- the rplU gene encoding 50S ribosomal protein L21: protein MYAIIMTGGKQYKVQEGDVVFLEKLAAEEGSSVTFDKVLAVSKEGNLSFGAPVLESASVSGKVLNHGKGEKIIVFKYKAKKNIRKKKGHRQPYTKVQIEKINA, encoded by the coding sequence ATGTACGCAATTATAATGACTGGTGGAAAGCAGTACAAAGTTCAGGAAGGCGATGTAGTTTTCTTAGAAAAGCTCGCTGCTGAAGAAGGATCTTCAGTTACTTTTGATAAGGTTCTTGCTGTATCAAAGGAAGGAAATTTAAGCTTTGGTGCTCCTGTTCTCGAATCAGCTTCTGTAAGCGGAAAGGTTCTTAACCACGGAAAAGGTGAAAAGATTATCGTTTTCAAATACAAAGCAAAGAAGAACATCAGAAAGAAAAAGGGACACAGACAGCCATATACAAAGGTTCAAATCGAAAAGATCAATGCTTAA
- a CDS encoding TIGR03936 family radical SAM-associated protein, which translates to MTIIRVKFRRGDEVKFISHLDLMKVFERAIRRARLPIAYSQGFNPHPCMVFGLPLGVGVTSEAEYGDFEITDDEMPAQEFVDKLNEQLPAGIEILSAKKKLSKQNIMATIAAAEYIVIVGTPAECNEKTIKGTIDKYLLQKEIIVKKRTKSGVKDVNIRDMIFDLNFKLQPCGAFNIMKFTVLVSAGSKANLKPDLLIESLCGYLGFEFEIDRIHRTKLFVRSQDQLLDPMEDVI; encoded by the coding sequence TTGACTATTATACGTGTAAAGTTCAGACGTGGCGATGAAGTAAAATTCATTTCCCACCTTGACCTTATGAAGGTATTTGAAAGGGCTATAAGAAGGGCAAGACTTCCAATAGCCTATTCACAGGGCTTTAATCCTCATCCGTGCATGGTTTTCGGTTTGCCTTTGGGTGTGGGAGTTACAAGTGAAGCAGAATACGGTGATTTCGAAATTACCGATGATGAAATGCCTGCACAGGAATTTGTAGACAAATTGAATGAACAGCTTCCTGCGGGAATTGAGATTTTATCGGCAAAAAAGAAGCTATCCAAACAAAACATAATGGCTACTATAGCTGCAGCCGAGTATATTGTAATTGTAGGAACTCCCGCAGAATGTAACGAAAAGACTATTAAAGGAACTATTGATAAATATTTATTACAAAAAGAAATAATCGTTAAAAAAAGAACCAAGAGCGGAGTGAAGGACGTCAATATCAGGGATATGATATTTGATTTGAATTTCAAGCTTCAGCCTTGCGGAGCTTTCAACATAATGAAATTTACGGTTCTTGTAAGTGCAGGAAGCAAAGCAAACTTGAAGCCTGACCTGCTAATTGAGTCCCTATGCGGCTATCTTGGATTCGAGTTTGAAATCGACAGGATTCATAGAACAAAGCTTTTTGTAAGGTCACAGGATCAGCTCCTGGACCCGATGGAAGACGTCATTTGA
- the folP gene encoding dihydropteroate synthase produces MKVEFLKIGNSIWKWGKKTYVMGILNITPDSFSDGGSYTNPEIALNQALRMIEEGADIIDVGGETTKPGAVPVSSEIEQQRIIPVIEALSKEIALPVSVDTYRADTAELAIQAGAAMINDIWGLKYDSRMASIIAEYNVSVCIMHNRTTGTDYGKDLIGTILKELEGSILIAKNAGIGDDKIIIDPGIGFAKTWEQNLEVMHSLEDFKRLGYPVLLGTSRKSFIGKVLGLEVPDRLEGTLATTAAGISKGVDIVRVHDVLQNVRVAKMTDSMVR; encoded by the coding sequence ATGAAAGTTGAATTCTTAAAAATTGGTAACAGTATCTGGAAATGGGGCAAAAAGACTTATGTTATGGGAATACTTAACATAACGCCGGATTCTTTTTCCGACGGAGGCAGCTACACAAACCCAGAGATTGCACTTAATCAGGCATTACGGATGATTGAGGAAGGTGCAGATATAATAGACGTTGGCGGAGAAACCACAAAACCGGGTGCAGTACCTGTATCCTCTGAAATTGAACAGCAGAGGATAATACCTGTGATTGAAGCTCTTTCAAAAGAAATAGCCTTGCCCGTTTCCGTAGACACATACAGGGCGGACACTGCAGAACTTGCCATACAGGCAGGTGCAGCTATGATAAATGACATCTGGGGACTTAAGTATGATTCCCGCATGGCTTCAATTATTGCAGAGTATAATGTATCTGTATGCATAATGCATAACAGAACTACGGGAACGGATTATGGAAAAGACCTTATAGGAACAATACTAAAGGAGCTTGAAGGAAGTATATTAATAGCAAAAAACGCAGGCATAGGGGATGATAAAATAATTATAGATCCCGGTATAGGTTTTGCGAAGACTTGGGAACAAAACCTGGAGGTAATGCACAGCCTTGAGGATTTTAAAAGATTAGGTTACCCAGTACTGTTGGGAACTTCAAGAAAATCCTTTATAGGCAAGGTTCTGGGGCTTGAAGTACCTGACAGGCTTGAAGGTACACTGGCAACAACGGCAGCGGGTATTTCAAAAGGTGTTGATATTGTTAGGGTACATGATGTTTTGCAAAATGTAAGAGTAGCAAAAATGACGGATAGTATGGTGAGATAA
- the folE gene encoding GTP cyclohydrolase I FolE, with translation MSIDRKKVEEHIRGLLVAIGENPDREGLKETPSRVAQMYQEVFEGISYTNDEIAEMFNKTFEEDLVIPKDNKEIVLVKDIDIFSYCEHHMALMYNMKVAVAYIPNDKILGLSKIARIADMVGKRLQLQERIGSDIAEIMQKITDSEDVAVIVEGQHACMTTRGIKNTGSRTTTTTLRGAFKTDTNLTNRLMMLYK, from the coding sequence ATGTCTATAGATAGGAAAAAAGTTGAGGAGCATATCAGAGGCTTACTGGTTGCTATCGGAGAGAACCCTGACAGGGAAGGGCTGAAGGAGACTCCTTCACGAGTCGCCCAGATGTATCAGGAAGTTTTTGAGGGTATCAGCTATACAAATGACGAGATTGCTGAAATGTTTAACAAGACATTTGAAGAAGATTTGGTGATACCAAAAGATAACAAAGAAATAGTATTGGTTAAGGATATAGATATTTTCAGCTATTGTGAGCATCATATGGCACTTATGTACAATATGAAAGTTGCAGTTGCCTACATACCTAACGATAAAATACTTGGCCTGAGTAAAATAGCCAGAATTGCCGATATGGTCGGAAAACGTCTTCAGCTTCAGGAAAGGATAGGGTCAGATATAGCCGAAATTATGCAAAAGATAACCGATTCAGAAGATGTTGCCGTAATTGTTGAAGGGCAGCACGCATGTATGACAACCAGGGGTATCAAAAACACAGGCTCTCGGACTACAACCACTACCCTTAGGGGAGCTTTTAAAACCGATACAAATCTTACAAACAGATTAATGATGTTATATAAGTAA
- a CDS encoding DUF4364 family protein translates to MSSIENSRELAENKLILLYIIHNLESPVTNLLITKIILENKLMNYIFLQQYLDELCEGKFLTKIDADEKLSYSISPAGKQSLEYFTSLIPAGIKARIDEALAKYKKSKKNEINIQSDFVAVKENEYIVSLRICEGSFTYIDLKMSVGSRNDANKICDNWAQNSEKLYSKILSVLTDTSN, encoded by the coding sequence ATGAGTTCTATTGAAAATAGCAGAGAACTTGCCGAAAACAAGCTGATACTTTTATATATTATTCATAACCTGGAATCTCCAGTTACCAATTTGCTTATAACAAAAATTATTTTAGAAAACAAGCTGATGAATTATATATTTCTTCAACAATATCTTGATGAGCTTTGTGAAGGAAAGTTCCTTACAAAAATAGATGCTGACGAAAAGCTTTCATATAGTATTTCTCCTGCCGGAAAACAAAGTCTGGAGTATTTTACTTCATTAATTCCTGCGGGAATAAAAGCCAGGATTGATGAGGCTTTAGCTAAATATAAAAAAAGTAAGAAAAATGAAATAAATATACAGTCAGACTTTGTTGCAGTTAAAGAAAATGAGTATATCGTTAGTCTAAGGATTTGTGAAGGCAGCTTTACCTATATTGATTTAAAAATGTCTGTAGGAAGCCGTAATGACGCTAATAAAATCTGTGACAACTGGGCTCAGAATTCTGAAAAATTGTATAGCAAAATTTTATCGGTACTTACTGATACCAGCAATTAA
- the yhbY gene encoding ribosome assembly RNA-binding protein YhbY, which translates to MLTGKQRSYLRSIANNLHPIFQVGKGGVSDNLIKQFSDALEARELIKATVLKNAECDTKTICEEIAEQTNSEVVQVIGSKFVLYRPSEKNSVIELP; encoded by the coding sequence ATGCTTACAGGTAAACAAAGAAGCTATTTGAGATCAATTGCAAATAATCTTCATCCCATTTTTCAGGTAGGAAAAGGCGGGGTAAGCGATAATCTGATAAAGCAGTTTTCCGACGCGTTGGAAGCTAGGGAGCTGATAAAGGCCACTGTCCTAAAAAATGCAGAATGTGATACGAAAACCATTTGTGAAGAAATAGCAGAACAGACAAATTCCGAAGTAGTTCAGGTTATCGGAAGTAAATTTGTACTGTACAGGCCATCTGAAAAGAATTCCGTGATAGAGCTGCCCTAG
- a CDS encoding TIGR03960 family B12-binding radical SAM protein: MSVKLSDALLKSVEKPSRYTGNEWNSVIKDPKSVDIRFAFCFPDSYEVGMSHLGMKILYHLLNERNDCYCERVFAPWTDMEEKMRLNNIPLYGLESKDPIRDFDFVGFTLQYEMSFTNIINMLDLAGIPLTSDKRTDNDSFVCAGGPCAYNPEPLADIIDFFMMGEGEEIINEVMDAYAKWKGTGRSRQEFLEDIVKIEGIYVPAFYDVSYNEDGTIRSFEPKKSDYPVKIKKRIIKDMDNAYFPDKIVVPYTDIVHDRIMLEVFRGCTRGCRFCQAGFIYRPVREKSHKRLIELANKLEESSGYEEISLTSLSTSDYTELHELTTGLLDKMEEKKVNLSLPSLRIDSFSLDLMEKAQKVRKSGLTFAPEAGTQRLRDVINKGVTEEDLINAVSLAFNGGWSSVKLYFMLGLPTETMEDVEGIADLAYKVVNAYKNVPREKKGKGLNVTVSTSSFVPKAFTPFQWEPQDTRESLNEKQMFLKSKIRSKQVTYNYHENRLSLLEAVFARGDRKTCKVLLKAWEMGCKFDSWGEHFKFDVWMKAFEECGVDPYFYATRKRDYEELLPWDHIDIGVSKKYLISESKKALEEKITPNCRVNCGGCGATIFESGICGGN; this comes from the coding sequence ATGAGTGTTAAACTGTCGGATGCGTTATTGAAGAGTGTTGAGAAACCATCTAGATATACCGGTAATGAATGGAACAGCGTCATAAAGGACCCTAAAAGTGTAGATATACGTTTTGCATTTTGTTTTCCAGATTCTTATGAAGTAGGCATGTCCCATCTGGGGATGAAAATACTATATCATTTGTTAAATGAAAGAAATGACTGCTACTGTGAAAGGGTATTTGCCCCGTGGACGGATATGGAAGAAAAAATGAGGCTGAACAATATTCCTCTTTATGGGCTTGAATCTAAAGATCCAATCAGGGATTTTGATTTTGTAGGGTTTACACTTCAGTATGAAATGAGCTTTACAAATATAATAAATATGCTTGATCTGGCAGGGATTCCTCTAACATCGGACAAGAGGACTGACAATGATTCATTTGTTTGTGCAGGAGGCCCCTGTGCGTATAATCCTGAACCATTAGCTGACATAATCGACTTTTTTATGATGGGCGAAGGAGAAGAGATAATCAATGAAGTAATGGATGCATATGCAAAGTGGAAAGGAACCGGGCGTTCAAGACAGGAATTTCTTGAGGATATAGTAAAGATAGAAGGTATTTATGTTCCGGCATTTTATGATGTGTCCTATAATGAGGATGGAACTATAAGAAGCTTTGAACCAAAAAAGTCGGACTATCCCGTAAAAATTAAGAAAAGAATAATTAAGGATATGGATAATGCATATTTTCCTGATAAGATTGTAGTTCCATATACTGATATAGTTCATGACAGAATAATGCTGGAGGTATTCAGGGGATGTACCAGAGGATGCAGATTCTGTCAGGCGGGATTTATATACAGACCTGTTCGTGAAAAGAGTCACAAACGTCTGATTGAACTTGCCAATAAGCTGGAGGAAAGCTCGGGTTACGAGGAAATCTCCCTTACCTCACTAAGCACAAGTGACTATACAGAGCTTCACGAACTGACAACAGGATTACTTGACAAGATGGAAGAGAAAAAAGTAAATCTATCTTTGCCTTCATTAAGAATTGACTCCTTTTCACTTGATTTAATGGAAAAAGCCCAGAAAGTCAGAAAAAGTGGTCTAACCTTTGCTCCAGAAGCGGGAACTCAGAGACTCAGGGATGTAATCAATAAAGGTGTAACAGAAGAAGATTTAATAAACGCTGTATCTCTTGCTTTTAACGGCGGCTGGAGCAGTGTGAAACTCTATTTTATGCTTGGACTTCCTACTGAAACAATGGAAGATGTTGAAGGAATTGCTGACCTTGCCTACAAGGTAGTAAATGCTTATAAAAACGTTCCCAGGGAGAAGAAAGGAAAAGGCTTAAATGTTACTGTGAGCACGTCATCTTTTGTACCTAAGGCCTTTACACCATTTCAATGGGAACCTCAGGACACCAGGGAAAGCCTCAATGAAAAGCAGATGTTCTTAAAAAGTAAGATTCGTTCCAAACAGGTAACTTATAATTACCATGAAAACCGTTTGAGCCTTCTGGAAGCAGTGTTCGCCAGAGGAGACAGAAAGACCTGCAAGGTACTTCTGAAAGCTTGGGAGATGGGCTGCAAATTTGACAGCTGGGGTGAACACTTCAAGTTTGATGTATGGATGAAAGCCTTTGAAGAATGTGGGGTGGACCCATATTTTTATGCAACACGCAAACGAGATTATGAGGAGCTACTGCCTTGGGATCATATTGATATAGGAGTTTCCAAAAAATATCTTATAAGCGAATCAAAAAAGGCACTGGAAGAAAAAATTACGCCCAATTGCCGTGTAAATTGCGGTGGCTGTGGTGCTACAATATTTGAAAGCGGTATTTGTGGAGGTAATTAA
- a CDS encoding HD domain-containing protein, with product MKKVHKILSHPQFKKYMELNFQAEQDRKFCRHDIQHSIDVARVAYIISLENNYNLDKEIIYITALLHDIARWKQYSEKVDHAAEGAVLARGILRDLKMDNNDTEMILDAIAKHRKKEGHSTPLSKVLYAGDKSCRQCIVCSMVEECNRYEDGYKPVLYY from the coding sequence ATGAAAAAAGTTCACAAAATATTAAGCCACCCACAATTCAAAAAATATATGGAGTTGAATTTCCAAGCTGAACAAGACCGTAAGTTTTGCCGTCATGACATTCAGCACTCAATAGATGTGGCAAGGGTTGCTTATATTATTTCATTGGAAAACAATTATAACCTTGACAAGGAAATAATTTATATAACAGCACTTCTTCATGATATTGCGAGATGGAAGCAGTACAGCGAGAAGGTTGACCATGCTGCCGAAGGAGCTGTTTTAGCACGTGGAATCCTAAGGGATTTGAAAATGGATAATAACGACACTGAAATGATTTTGGATGCAATAGCAAAGCACCGTAAAAAGGAAGGACACAGTACGCCTCTGAGTAAGGTTTTATACGCAGGTGACAAGTCGTGCCGTCAATGTATTGTCTGTAGCATGGTTGAGGAATGTAATCGGTATGAGGACGGTTACAAGCCTGTACTTTATTATTAA